Proteins encoded within one genomic window of Humulus lupulus chromosome 1, drHumLupu1.1, whole genome shotgun sequence:
- the LOC133785605 gene encoding probable galacturonosyltransferase 6 isoform X2, with amino-acid sequence MKQFRRCQRILILSLLFLSVLAPLVFVSYRLKNLASVGRKEFIEDLATIKYRRDDLRLKAIQQEGGEGLKEPLLVVYKDKDQNSTASYSSSEDIRDLERSVINGDTTNAVDNRNETDNEKEERDEQVQQRGISNVFQEKGQFNSQLREITEERTKEMRDLLHNKEAHHDRNVHTQLQKVTDEKIREMKDQLIRAKAYLSFAPPGSNSHLVKELRLRIKEVERALGERTKDSELSRSALQKMRHMETSLSKASAVYPDCSAMAAKLRAMAHTTEEQVRSQKKQAAYLVHIAARSTPKGLHCLAMRLTAEYFALEPEERQLPKQQKLKNLHDQNLYHYVVFSDNILACAVVVSSTVSAAAEPKKIVFHVVTDSLNFPAISMWFILNPPGKATIQIQSIDNFGWLFTKYNNPILKQESSDSRFTFQLNHLRFYLPEIFPALNKVVLFDHDVVVLRDLTGLWHLDMKGKVVGAVQTCQKGKSSYRQMDTFLNFSDPFVAKSFDINACTWAFGLNLFDLQVWRKQNLTAVYHRYLQMGSERPLWMAGSLPLGWVTFYKKTVALDRRWHITGLGYDSELVRGDIERAAVLHYDGIMKPWLDIAIGKYKQYWNRFVKFEHPYLQQCNIHE; translated from the exons ATGAAGCAGTTCAGAAGATGCCAGAGGATCCTCATCCTCTCTCTGCTTTTCCTCTCTGTTTTAGCTCCCTTAGTTTTCGTCTCCTATAGGCTCAAGAATCTCGCTTCCGTTg GACGGAAAGAGTTTATTGAAGATTTAGCGACTATC AAATATAGAAGAGATGATTTGAGACTGAAAGCTATTCAACAG GAAGGTGGCGAAGGCTTGAAAGAGCCACTCCTAGTTGTTTATAAGGATAAGGATCAGAATTCTACAGCTAGTTACAGTTCATCCGAAGATATTCGTGATTTGGAGAGGTCTGTAATCAATGGGGACACGACAAATGCTGTGGATAATAGAAACG AAACGGATAATGAGAAAGAAGAAAGAGATGAACAAGTTCAGCAGAGGGGGATATCGAACGTGTTTCAAGAAAAG GGGCAATTTAACTCTCAGTTGCGTGAAATAACTGAAGAAAGGACGAAAGAGATGAGAGATTTGCTACATAATAAGGAAGCTCACCATGATCGCAACGTGCACACTCAGTTACAGAAAGTTACAGATGAGAAGATAAGAGAGATGAAAGATCAACTAATAAGAGCTAAAGCATACTTAAGTTTTGCACCGCCAGGTAGTAATTCTCATTTAGTAAAGGAGTTGAGACTACGAATTAAAGAGGTGGAACGAGCACTTGGTGAGCGTACAAAGGATTCAGAGTTGTCCAGGag TGCTTTGCAGAAAATGAGACACATGGAAACTTCATTGTCTAAAGCCAGTGCGGTGTACCCTGATTGCTCTGCCATGGCTGCTAAGCTCCGTGCTATGGCTCACACAACCGAAGAGCAAGTTCGGTCGCAAAAGAAGCAAGCAGCATATCTTGTCCATATTGCTGCACGAAGTACCCCAAAAGGGCTCCATTGTCTTGCTATGCGCCTTACTGCCGAATACTTTGCTTTGGAGCCAGAAGAGAGGCAGCTTCCCAAGCAACAGAAGCTAAAAAATTTGCATGATCAGAACCTTTATCATTATGTTGTCTTCTCTGATAATATTCTGGCATGTGCAGTGGTTGTCAGCTCCACTGTTTCTGCAGCGGCG GAACCAAAGAAAATTGTTTTCCATGTGGTGACTGATTCGCTCAATTTCCCTGCAATCTCAATGTGGTTCATATTGAACCCTCCAGGCAAAGCCACAATCCAAATCCAGAGCATAGACAATTTTGGGTGGTTGTTCACCAAGTATAATAATCCAATATTGAAGCAAGAGTCCAGTGATTCCAGATTTACTTTTCAACTTAACCACCTTCGTTTCTATCTGCCCGAGATCTTCCCTGCACTGAATAAGGTAGTACTCTTTGACCATGATGTGGTGGTGCTAAGAGACCTAACTGGGTTGTGGCATCTTGACATGAAGGGAAAAGTAGTTGGAGCAGTACAAACTTGTCAGAAAGGAAAATCTTCGTATCGCCAGATGGACACCTTTCTCAACTTTTCGGACCCTTTTGTAGCGAAGAGTTTTGATATCAATGCATGCACTTGGGCATTTGGATTAAATCTATTTGATCTACAGGTGTGGAGAAAACAAAATCTGACTGCCGTCTACCACAGATACTTACAAATG GGTTCTGAGCGACCCTTGTGGATGGCTGGGAGTTTGCCCCTAGGGTGGGTTACCTTTTATAAGAAAACGGTGGCTTTGGACAGGCGATGGCATATCACTGGACTGGGTTATGACTCTGAATTGGTTCGTGGGGACATTGAGAGAGCAGCAGTGTTACACTACGACGGAATTATGAAGCCTTGGTTAGATATAGCAATTGGGAAGTACAAGCAATATTGGAACAGATTTGTCAAGTTCGAACACCCTTATTTGCAACAGTGCAACATCCACGAATAA
- the LOC133785605 gene encoding probable galacturonosyltransferase 6 isoform X1, producing the protein MKQFRRCQRILILSLLFLSVLAPLVFVSYRLKNLASVGRKEFIEDLATIKYRRDDLRLKAIQQEGGEGLKEPLLVVYKDKDQNSTASYSSSEDIRDLERSVINGDTTNAVDNRNAETDNEKEERDEQVQQRGISNVFQEKGQFNSQLREITEERTKEMRDLLHNKEAHHDRNVHTQLQKVTDEKIREMKDQLIRAKAYLSFAPPGSNSHLVKELRLRIKEVERALGERTKDSELSRSALQKMRHMETSLSKASAVYPDCSAMAAKLRAMAHTTEEQVRSQKKQAAYLVHIAARSTPKGLHCLAMRLTAEYFALEPEERQLPKQQKLKNLHDQNLYHYVVFSDNILACAVVVSSTVSAAAEPKKIVFHVVTDSLNFPAISMWFILNPPGKATIQIQSIDNFGWLFTKYNNPILKQESSDSRFTFQLNHLRFYLPEIFPALNKVVLFDHDVVVLRDLTGLWHLDMKGKVVGAVQTCQKGKSSYRQMDTFLNFSDPFVAKSFDINACTWAFGLNLFDLQVWRKQNLTAVYHRYLQMGSERPLWMAGSLPLGWVTFYKKTVALDRRWHITGLGYDSELVRGDIERAAVLHYDGIMKPWLDIAIGKYKQYWNRFVKFEHPYLQQCNIHE; encoded by the exons ATGAAGCAGTTCAGAAGATGCCAGAGGATCCTCATCCTCTCTCTGCTTTTCCTCTCTGTTTTAGCTCCCTTAGTTTTCGTCTCCTATAGGCTCAAGAATCTCGCTTCCGTTg GACGGAAAGAGTTTATTGAAGATTTAGCGACTATC AAATATAGAAGAGATGATTTGAGACTGAAAGCTATTCAACAG GAAGGTGGCGAAGGCTTGAAAGAGCCACTCCTAGTTGTTTATAAGGATAAGGATCAGAATTCTACAGCTAGTTACAGTTCATCCGAAGATATTCGTGATTTGGAGAGGTCTGTAATCAATGGGGACACGACAAATGCTGTGGATAATAGAAACG CAGAAACGGATAATGAGAAAGAAGAAAGAGATGAACAAGTTCAGCAGAGGGGGATATCGAACGTGTTTCAAGAAAAG GGGCAATTTAACTCTCAGTTGCGTGAAATAACTGAAGAAAGGACGAAAGAGATGAGAGATTTGCTACATAATAAGGAAGCTCACCATGATCGCAACGTGCACACTCAGTTACAGAAAGTTACAGATGAGAAGATAAGAGAGATGAAAGATCAACTAATAAGAGCTAAAGCATACTTAAGTTTTGCACCGCCAGGTAGTAATTCTCATTTAGTAAAGGAGTTGAGACTACGAATTAAAGAGGTGGAACGAGCACTTGGTGAGCGTACAAAGGATTCAGAGTTGTCCAGGag TGCTTTGCAGAAAATGAGACACATGGAAACTTCATTGTCTAAAGCCAGTGCGGTGTACCCTGATTGCTCTGCCATGGCTGCTAAGCTCCGTGCTATGGCTCACACAACCGAAGAGCAAGTTCGGTCGCAAAAGAAGCAAGCAGCATATCTTGTCCATATTGCTGCACGAAGTACCCCAAAAGGGCTCCATTGTCTTGCTATGCGCCTTACTGCCGAATACTTTGCTTTGGAGCCAGAAGAGAGGCAGCTTCCCAAGCAACAGAAGCTAAAAAATTTGCATGATCAGAACCTTTATCATTATGTTGTCTTCTCTGATAATATTCTGGCATGTGCAGTGGTTGTCAGCTCCACTGTTTCTGCAGCGGCG GAACCAAAGAAAATTGTTTTCCATGTGGTGACTGATTCGCTCAATTTCCCTGCAATCTCAATGTGGTTCATATTGAACCCTCCAGGCAAAGCCACAATCCAAATCCAGAGCATAGACAATTTTGGGTGGTTGTTCACCAAGTATAATAATCCAATATTGAAGCAAGAGTCCAGTGATTCCAGATTTACTTTTCAACTTAACCACCTTCGTTTCTATCTGCCCGAGATCTTCCCTGCACTGAATAAGGTAGTACTCTTTGACCATGATGTGGTGGTGCTAAGAGACCTAACTGGGTTGTGGCATCTTGACATGAAGGGAAAAGTAGTTGGAGCAGTACAAACTTGTCAGAAAGGAAAATCTTCGTATCGCCAGATGGACACCTTTCTCAACTTTTCGGACCCTTTTGTAGCGAAGAGTTTTGATATCAATGCATGCACTTGGGCATTTGGATTAAATCTATTTGATCTACAGGTGTGGAGAAAACAAAATCTGACTGCCGTCTACCACAGATACTTACAAATG GGTTCTGAGCGACCCTTGTGGATGGCTGGGAGTTTGCCCCTAGGGTGGGTTACCTTTTATAAGAAAACGGTGGCTTTGGACAGGCGATGGCATATCACTGGACTGGGTTATGACTCTGAATTGGTTCGTGGGGACATTGAGAGAGCAGCAGTGTTACACTACGACGGAATTATGAAGCCTTGGTTAGATATAGCAATTGGGAAGTACAAGCAATATTGGAACAGATTTGTCAAGTTCGAACACCCTTATTTGCAACAGTGCAACATCCACGAATAA
- the LOC133785615 gene encoding photosystem II reaction center W protein, chloroplastic has translation MASFTASAPTSSVLRAALLHKPSLGIQSSPVLALPALSKGGKVRCSMEKSSDGESNKKMGMGASLMAAAMAVSSPAMALVDERLSTEGTGLPFGLSNNLLGWILLGVFGLIWANYFIYTSTLEEDEESGLSL, from the exons ATGGCAAGCTTCACCGCTAGTGCTCCAACCTCTTCAGTCCTCCGGGCGGCCCTTCTCCACAAACCCTCCTTGGGGATCCAATCCTCCCCCGTTCTTG CACTTCCCGCACTGTCGAAGGGAGGAAAAGTGAGGTGTTCTATGGAGAAATCTTCGGATGGTGAAAGCAACAAGAAGATGGGGATGGGAGCTTCGTTGATGGCGGCAGCTATGGCGGTGTCTAGTCCGGCGATGGCTCTGGTGGACGAGAGATTGAGCACAGAAGGTACTGGACTCCCCTTTGGGTTGAGCAACAACCTTCTTGGTTGGATTCTTCTTGGTGTGTTTGGTCTCATCTGGGCTAACTACTTTATCTACACTTCCACTCTCGAAGAAGATGAGGAGTCTGGATTGTCTCTCTAA